Proteins encoded in a region of the Rutidosis leptorrhynchoides isolate AG116_Rl617_1_P2 chromosome 9, CSIRO_AGI_Rlap_v1, whole genome shotgun sequence genome:
- the LOC139865699 gene encoding serine/threonine-protein kinase BLUS1-like isoform X1, translating into MEESKRKFPLDAKDYTLDEVIGEGVSASVYRALCIPLNEIVAIKVLDLEKCNSDLDGIRREVQTMSLIDHPNLLRAYCSFTTGQSLWVVTPYMAAGSCLHIMKSSFQEGFEERVIATLLLEVLKALVYLHRHGHIHRDVKSGNILVDLNGSIKLADFGVSAFMFDTGDRQRSRNTFVGTPCWMAPEVMQQLHGYDFKADIWSFGITALELAHGHAPFSKYPPMKVLLMTLQNAPPGLDYERDKKFSKSFKEMVAACLVKDPKKRPSSEKLLKHPFFKNARTADYLEHTILAGLHPLGDRFRKLKEKEAELLMQNKELYEQKEHLSQQEYIRGISAWNFNLEDLKNQAALIQEYDEVSNAEDPNAISNQQNGLNDECLPAERSSPEMSDHSDTGSHLEDAINEIPDLESSFAEFPIKPIQALKGCFDICEDDAGDQNPSVQTEQEGESNDDEHFGQIKSLPKHNTNNGPRRYMSGSLLPDNSSHKKFGADIDSDHLQSRFQTQRNHSGPLQCRQKHKVNNSSSVDDVSEGAVVQRKGRFKVFTADHNPKAFVTNSNSGAITTPQISNVSAASIVPYLQSILQHNDMQREELIKVIKFTEQITGGNGMEYFGLGTNESSHNHLTSPRERKLQSEVIQLQQSIGSLVEQLRILKTRNAQLERNLSNKSEKDSIQE; encoded by the exons ATGGAGGAGTCAAAAAGGAAGTTTCCTCTTGATGCAAAGGATTATACGTTAGATGAGGTAATTGGTGAAGGAGTTAGTGCTTCTGTATATAGAGCTCTATGTATTCCGTTGAACGAGATTGTTGCTATCAAGGTTCTTGATTTAGAAAAGTGTAATAGTGACCTG GATGGCATCCGTAGGGAGGTACAAACCATGAGCTTGATCGACCATCCAAATTTGTTACGCGCATATTGCTCGTTTACAACTGGCCAAAGCCTTTGGGTTGTTACACCATATATGGCTGCGGGATCATGTCTTCATATAATGAAATCTTCTTTTCAAGAAGGTTTTGAAGAACGTGTTATAGCTACATTGCTGCTTGAGGTCCTTAAAGCACTTGTTTATCTTCATAGGCATGGCCACATTCATAGAGATGTAAAG TCAGGGAACATATTAGTAGATCTTAATGGTTCGATCAAGTTAGCAGATTTTGGAGTGTCTGCATTCATGTTTGACACTGGTGATAGGCAGCGTTCAAGAAATACTTTTGTGGGTACTCCTTGCTG GATGGCACCAGAAGTTATGCAGCAATTGCATGGATACGACTTCAA AGCAGATATCTGGTCGTTTGGAATCACAGCACTTGAACTCGCTCATGGGCATGCACCATTTTCTAAGTATCCACCAATGAAG GTTTTGCTAATGACATTACAAAATGCACCGCCAGGTCTTGACTATGAAAGGGACAAAAAGTTCTCAAAG TCCTTTAAAGAAATGGTTGCTGCTTGTTTAGTGAAAGACCCAAAGAAACGTCCCTCGTCAGAAAAGCTTTTAAAGCATCCTTTCTTTAAGAATGCACGAACAGCTGATTATCTGGAACATACTATTCTTGCTGGTCTTCATCCACTTGGAGACCGTTTTAGGAAGCTAAAG GAAAAGGAAGCCGAGCTTCTTATGCAGAATAAGGAACTATACGAACAAAAGGAGCATTTATCACAG CAAGAGTATATTCGTGGAATTAGTGCCTGGAATTTTAATCTAGAGGACTTGAAGAATCAGGCTGCTCTT ATCCAGGAATACGATGAAGTATCCAATGCCGAAGATCCAAATGCAATTTCAAATCAACAAAACGGGCTCAATGACGAATGTTTACCAGCAGAAAGGTCGTCTCCCGAAATGTCTGATCATTCAGATACTGGATCTCACCTTGAG GATGCAATCAATGAGATTCCTGATTTGGAGAGTTCATTTGCAGAATTTCCTATTAAGCCTATTCAAGCACTCAA GGGATGTTTTGATATTTGTGAAGATGATGCGGGTGATCAAAATCCATCAGTACAAACTGAGCAAGAAGGTGAAAGCAATGATGATGAGCATTTTGGACAAATAAAGTCGTTACCAAAACATAATACTAACAATGGGCCAAGAAGATATATGAGTGGCTCACTGCTACCCGATAATTCTTCTCATAAGAAGTTTGGTGCGGATATCGATAG TGATCATCTGCAATCGAGATTCCAAACACAACGCAATCATAGTGGTCCATTGCAGTGTCGTCAAAAGCATAAAGTGAATAACTCTTCATCTG TAGATGATGTTTCAGAAGGAGCAGTTGTTCAGCGAAAGGGACGTTTTAAGGTTTTCACAGCTGATCATAATCCAAag GCTTTTGTCACCAATTCAAATTCTGGTGCTATAACTACTCCCCAAATATCAAATGTGTCAGCGGCTTCAATCGTTCCATATTTGCAGTCTATTTTGCAGCATAATGATATGCAAAGG GAAGAACTAATTAAAGTAATCAAGTTTACAGAGCAGATTACTG GCGGCAATGGTATGGAGTATTTTGGATTAGGAACCAATGAAAGTTCACAT AACCACTTAACATCTCCAAGAGAGCGAAAACTGCAGTCTGAGGTTATTCAGTTACAACAAAG CATTGGCAGTTTAGTTGAGCAACTGCGAATACTAAAAACGAGAAATGCTCAG TTGGAAAGAAATTTGAGCAATAAATCAGAAAAAGATAGCATTCAAGAATGA
- the LOC139865699 gene encoding serine/threonine-protein kinase BLUS1-like isoform X2 — MEESKRKFPLDAKDYTLDEVIGEGVSASVYRALCIPLNEIVAIKVLDLEKCNSDLDGIRREVQTMSLIDHPNLLRAYCSFTTGQSLWVVTPYMAAGSCLHIMKSSFQEGFEERVIATLLLEVLKALVYLHRHGHIHRDVKSGNILVDLNGSIKLADFGVSAFMFDTGDRQRSRNTFVGTPCWMAPEVMQQLHGYDFKADIWSFGITALELAHGHAPFSKYPPMKVLLMTLQNAPPGLDYERDKKFSKSFKEMVAACLVKDPKKRPSSEKLLKHPFFKNARTADYLEHTILAGLHPLGDRFRKLKEKEAELLMQNKELYEQKEHLSQQEYIRGISAWNFNLEDLKNQAALIQEYDEVSNAEDPNAISNQQNGLNDECLPAERSSPEMSDHSDTGSHLEDAINEIPDLESSFAEFPIKPIQALKGCFDICEDDAGDQNPSVQTEQEGESNDDEHFGQIKSLPKHNTNNGPRRYMSGSLLPDNSSHKKFGADIDSDHLQSRFQTQRNHSGPLQCRQKHKVNNSSSDDVSEGAVVQRKGRFKVFTADHNPKAFVTNSNSGAITTPQISNVSAASIVPYLQSILQHNDMQREELIKVIKFTEQITGGNGMEYFGLGTNESSHNHLTSPRERKLQSEVIQLQQSIGSLVEQLRILKTRNAQLERNLSNKSEKDSIQE; from the exons ATGGAGGAGTCAAAAAGGAAGTTTCCTCTTGATGCAAAGGATTATACGTTAGATGAGGTAATTGGTGAAGGAGTTAGTGCTTCTGTATATAGAGCTCTATGTATTCCGTTGAACGAGATTGTTGCTATCAAGGTTCTTGATTTAGAAAAGTGTAATAGTGACCTG GATGGCATCCGTAGGGAGGTACAAACCATGAGCTTGATCGACCATCCAAATTTGTTACGCGCATATTGCTCGTTTACAACTGGCCAAAGCCTTTGGGTTGTTACACCATATATGGCTGCGGGATCATGTCTTCATATAATGAAATCTTCTTTTCAAGAAGGTTTTGAAGAACGTGTTATAGCTACATTGCTGCTTGAGGTCCTTAAAGCACTTGTTTATCTTCATAGGCATGGCCACATTCATAGAGATGTAAAG TCAGGGAACATATTAGTAGATCTTAATGGTTCGATCAAGTTAGCAGATTTTGGAGTGTCTGCATTCATGTTTGACACTGGTGATAGGCAGCGTTCAAGAAATACTTTTGTGGGTACTCCTTGCTG GATGGCACCAGAAGTTATGCAGCAATTGCATGGATACGACTTCAA AGCAGATATCTGGTCGTTTGGAATCACAGCACTTGAACTCGCTCATGGGCATGCACCATTTTCTAAGTATCCACCAATGAAG GTTTTGCTAATGACATTACAAAATGCACCGCCAGGTCTTGACTATGAAAGGGACAAAAAGTTCTCAAAG TCCTTTAAAGAAATGGTTGCTGCTTGTTTAGTGAAAGACCCAAAGAAACGTCCCTCGTCAGAAAAGCTTTTAAAGCATCCTTTCTTTAAGAATGCACGAACAGCTGATTATCTGGAACATACTATTCTTGCTGGTCTTCATCCACTTGGAGACCGTTTTAGGAAGCTAAAG GAAAAGGAAGCCGAGCTTCTTATGCAGAATAAGGAACTATACGAACAAAAGGAGCATTTATCACAG CAAGAGTATATTCGTGGAATTAGTGCCTGGAATTTTAATCTAGAGGACTTGAAGAATCAGGCTGCTCTT ATCCAGGAATACGATGAAGTATCCAATGCCGAAGATCCAAATGCAATTTCAAATCAACAAAACGGGCTCAATGACGAATGTTTACCAGCAGAAAGGTCGTCTCCCGAAATGTCTGATCATTCAGATACTGGATCTCACCTTGAG GATGCAATCAATGAGATTCCTGATTTGGAGAGTTCATTTGCAGAATTTCCTATTAAGCCTATTCAAGCACTCAA GGGATGTTTTGATATTTGTGAAGATGATGCGGGTGATCAAAATCCATCAGTACAAACTGAGCAAGAAGGTGAAAGCAATGATGATGAGCATTTTGGACAAATAAAGTCGTTACCAAAACATAATACTAACAATGGGCCAAGAAGATATATGAGTGGCTCACTGCTACCCGATAATTCTTCTCATAAGAAGTTTGGTGCGGATATCGATAG TGATCATCTGCAATCGAGATTCCAAACACAACGCAATCATAGTGGTCCATTGCAGTGTCGTCAAAAGCATAAAGTGAATAACTCTTCATCTG ATGATGTTTCAGAAGGAGCAGTTGTTCAGCGAAAGGGACGTTTTAAGGTTTTCACAGCTGATCATAATCCAAag GCTTTTGTCACCAATTCAAATTCTGGTGCTATAACTACTCCCCAAATATCAAATGTGTCAGCGGCTTCAATCGTTCCATATTTGCAGTCTATTTTGCAGCATAATGATATGCAAAGG GAAGAACTAATTAAAGTAATCAAGTTTACAGAGCAGATTACTG GCGGCAATGGTATGGAGTATTTTGGATTAGGAACCAATGAAAGTTCACAT AACCACTTAACATCTCCAAGAGAGCGAAAACTGCAGTCTGAGGTTATTCAGTTACAACAAAG CATTGGCAGTTTAGTTGAGCAACTGCGAATACTAAAAACGAGAAATGCTCAG TTGGAAAGAAATTTGAGCAATAAATCAGAAAAAGATAGCATTCAAGAATGA